One segment of Alistipes finegoldii DSM 17242 DNA contains the following:
- a CDS encoding RagB/SusD family nutrient uptake outer membrane protein, which translates to MKKFITSAYSRLGRFVVIAVAGCIFSACSDFLDVPLESTVATSNFYKTAEEFDMGLTGVYNMLLSAEWANGDRYGSYFQGFLILGRVGTDEMIIPTNIDGNETELCNYTYTPSHRYISRTWYVQYRGIQRACVIIDRLTDTDIGNESEKKRILGEAYFLRAFYYFHLVRLFGEVPIINHEVTDLTMVQTEKSSVAQVYEQIVSDLKLAIGNLPVSNANGRAHYYAAKALLGKVYLQMAGEPLEDSEAAALAEVELNEVIQSGRFELVKDYFSLFDASNEYSSEYLFDVEFANNGTTTYGGQVGTIDGVQTPNNLYWSAVWSTQEFYETYDPADLRRDNIARFKYVYDDNQNLVKEDLSSEPIYYAYKFRHALTEEGRGPGWANWANPINFPIIRYADVLLMYAEAVWRAHEVPSPEALEYVNQVRRRGFGVDIKTPNEAVDLKMMDGDKFAEALLAERSFELCFEGQRWYDLVRFGKLEEGVKKLAKYSSVATSQAQNFQPKHVIFPIPQDVIDASNGKIEQNPLWK; encoded by the coding sequence ATGAAAAAGTTCATCACCTCCGCATACTCGCGACTCGGCCGCTTTGTCGTTATCGCGGTTGCAGGCTGTATCTTCTCGGCGTGCAGCGACTTCCTCGATGTCCCCCTCGAAAGTACCGTGGCGACCTCCAACTTTTACAAGACTGCCGAAGAGTTCGACATGGGACTCACGGGCGTTTATAACATGCTGCTCTCGGCCGAATGGGCCAATGGCGACCGATACGGGTCCTATTTTCAGGGTTTCCTCATCCTTGGGCGCGTCGGAACCGATGAGATGATCATTCCGACCAACATCGACGGAAACGAGACAGAACTCTGCAACTACACCTACACCCCTTCGCATCGCTACATCTCCCGAACATGGTATGTCCAGTATCGCGGGATACAACGCGCCTGCGTTATCATAGACCGTCTGACTGACACCGATATCGGCAATGAAAGCGAGAAGAAACGGATTCTCGGCGAAGCCTATTTCCTGCGGGCCTTCTACTACTTCCATCTGGTAAGGCTTTTCGGTGAGGTGCCGATCATCAACCACGAAGTTACCGATCTCACAATGGTGCAGACTGAAAAGTCTTCCGTGGCCCAAGTCTACGAACAAATCGTCAGTGATCTGAAACTAGCCATCGGGAACCTTCCGGTGTCGAATGCGAACGGCCGGGCTCACTACTACGCAGCCAAAGCCCTGCTCGGCAAGGTCTATTTGCAAATGGCCGGCGAACCTTTGGAAGACTCCGAAGCTGCGGCTTTAGCCGAAGTCGAACTCAACGAGGTTATCCAGAGCGGTCGTTTTGAGCTCGTGAAGGATTATTTCAGTCTGTTCGATGCGTCGAACGAATACAGTTCCGAATACCTATTCGATGTCGAGTTTGCCAACAACGGTACAACCACCTACGGAGGCCAGGTCGGAACTATCGATGGTGTTCAGACCCCCAATAACCTCTACTGGTCTGCGGTATGGAGTACCCAGGAGTTCTATGAAACGTACGATCCCGCCGACCTGCGCCGCGACAACATCGCTCGCTTCAAATATGTTTACGACGACAATCAGAATCTCGTCAAGGAGGATCTCAGTTCCGAACCGATCTACTACGCCTACAAGTTCCGCCATGCCCTGACTGAGGAGGGACGGGGGCCGGGATGGGCAAACTGGGCAAATCCGATCAACTTTCCGATCATCCGTTATGCCGACGTGTTGCTGATGTATGCCGAAGCCGTTTGGCGGGCTCACGAAGTTCCTTCGCCCGAAGCGCTCGAATATGTCAACCAGGTGCGACGCCGTGGTTTCGGAGTCGATATCAAGACTCCGAATGAAGCGGTTGATCTGAAGATGATGGACGGCGACAAGTTCGCCGAGGCCCTGCTCGCCGAGCGTAGTTTCGAACTCTGCTTCGAGGGACAGCGCTGGTACGATCTGGTCCGCTTCGGAAAACTTGAGGAAGGCGTGAAGAAACTGGCCAAGTATTCGAGCGTGGCGACCTCCCAGGCGCAGAACTTCCAACCCAAACACGTAATCTTCCCCATTCCGCAGGATGTTATCGACGCCTCGAATGGGAAGATCGAACAGAATCCGCTTTGGAAATAA
- a CDS encoding alpha-1,3-galactosidase-related protein: MSIRKFIILSALIVSGCEMHPETIAIDFDSGTEDYTPLVRKILAEHPAGEVTIRFGAGTFDFYPEQAAGSYLCVSNNDNGYKRCAFLLEEMRRVRIEGAGEKTQLRFHGAIVPFRVARCEQIVFEAFTIDCDASFIFEGLVVGNDPRTHSITLRPLDPERFEIRSGEPWFTGYDWASPFGENILFDPGTRSPYYQAEQYEHDQKKTLQAEWIGDSLVRLSGYSSRELPPVGSVYTDKGPHSTNRRYPGFSFYKSAGVEVRNVTLHDSGGMALIAENCRDVVCSQYRVEVPPQSGRMVSASADATHFVGCSGKIVLRACRFESMLDDATNIHGVYMTVVDRFSGNRFGASFGHFQQEGFDFAEQGDSLVFIDRADLGVLGCGRVEEVNHVNENYYIIRTGFDLSAIPDSVHIAVGNRAADADVEISECTVRYNRARSFLLSTPGDVCVENSDLSSMMAGIRICGDANYWFESGRTRNVVIRNNRFGTMATGGRSPQAVLQIDPVISHDARSGGTPYHGCIRFEGNLVESFDNQLIYALSVDSLVISRNRFVDSRRFEPRFAGLSVIDAQHCRSVTVRNNDFSGWKENSTISLVDCSEHCLEGEEMPRMVENPNPYFYEN, translated from the coding sequence ATGTCGATCCGAAAATTCATCATTCTTTCCGCGCTGATCGTTTCCGGATGCGAAATGCATCCGGAAACGATTGCCATCGACTTCGATTCCGGAACGGAGGACTATACGCCTCTTGTACGCAAGATCCTTGCGGAGCATCCAGCCGGTGAGGTCACAATCCGATTCGGAGCGGGGACGTTCGACTTCTATCCCGAACAGGCGGCCGGCAGCTATCTCTGCGTTTCGAACAACGACAACGGCTATAAACGCTGCGCTTTTCTGCTCGAGGAGATGCGACGTGTACGGATCGAAGGGGCTGGAGAAAAAACCCAGTTGAGATTTCACGGCGCAATCGTTCCGTTCCGCGTCGCTCGATGCGAACAGATCGTTTTCGAGGCTTTCACGATCGATTGCGACGCATCGTTCATCTTCGAAGGCCTCGTCGTTGGTAACGATCCTCGTACGCACAGCATCACGCTCCGTCCGCTCGATCCGGAACGTTTCGAGATCCGGAGCGGGGAACCCTGGTTTACGGGCTACGACTGGGCGAGTCCGTTCGGTGAAAATATTTTGTTCGATCCCGGAACCCGTTCGCCCTACTATCAGGCCGAACAGTACGAACACGATCAAAAAAAAACGCTGCAGGCCGAATGGATCGGCGATTCGCTTGTCCGTCTGAGCGGCTACTCGTCTCGGGAGCTGCCTCCTGTGGGAAGCGTCTATACGGATAAAGGCCCCCATTCGACTAACCGCCGCTATCCGGGATTCTCGTTTTACAAGTCGGCCGGTGTTGAAGTCCGGAACGTCACGCTTCACGATTCGGGCGGCATGGCGCTGATCGCCGAGAACTGTCGCGACGTCGTCTGCTCGCAATACCGGGTTGAAGTCCCGCCTCAAAGCGGCCGGATGGTCTCTGCATCGGCCGATGCCACTCATTTCGTCGGATGTTCGGGAAAAATAGTGCTCCGGGCCTGCCGGTTCGAAAGCATGCTCGACGATGCCACGAACATTCACGGTGTTTACATGACGGTTGTGGATCGGTTTTCCGGGAACCGGTTTGGGGCCAGTTTTGGGCACTTTCAGCAGGAGGGTTTCGATTTTGCCGAACAAGGTGATTCGCTCGTCTTCATCGATCGTGCCGATCTGGGGGTACTCGGCTGCGGACGAGTCGAGGAGGTGAACCACGTGAATGAAAACTATTACATCATTCGAACCGGATTCGACCTGAGTGCAATTCCGGACTCGGTGCACATTGCCGTCGGGAACCGCGCGGCCGATGCCGATGTCGAAATATCGGAATGCACGGTTCGTTATAATCGCGCCCGGAGTTTTCTGCTTTCGACTCCGGGCGACGTATGCGTCGAAAACAGTGATCTTTCTTCAATGATGGCCGGAATACGCATTTGCGGTGACGCCAACTACTGGTTCGAATCGGGACGTACGCGCAACGTCGTGATCCGTAACAACCGATTCGGCACGATGGCTACCGGCGGCCGGTCTCCCCAGGCCGTTCTGCAGATCGACCCCGTTATTTCGCATGATGCCCGGAGCGGGGGGACTCCGTATCACGGATGTATCCGTTTCGAAGGAAACCTCGTGGAGTCGTTCGACAACCAGTTGATTTATGCTCTCTCGGTCGATTCGCTCGTCATCAGCAGGAACCGGTTCGTCGATTCCCGCCGGTTTGAGCCCCGGTTCGCCGGTCTCTCGGTCATCGATGCCCAGCACTGCCGCAGCGTCACAGTCCGGAACAATGACTTCTCCGGGTGGAAGGAAAATTCGACAATCAGTCTGGTCGACTGTTCCGAGCATTGTTTGGAGGGTGAAGAGATGCCTCGAATGGTTGAGAATCCTAATCCGTACTTCTATGAAAATTAG
- a CDS encoding alpha/beta hydrolase yields MKKRNKKIIAALSAIFGLLVIGALCWSFVLCYRTLHPPRLTDLSWLTRQYPHTTEWLDSIRSNGLLHDIVRLNADGERLHARWLWAPEPTEKTAVLFHGYQGSAETMLMIGYLFNHDFGFNVLIPDLRGHGQSEPSAISMGWTERTEVVDWIRTADSLFGGNTQIVLYGVSMGAATTMIAAAEESLPACVRCAVEDCGYTSTRDIFADSWEKQCRLPLFPLFHLSDLWCRILYGWSFAKASPLDAVHRCRLPMLFIHGDKDSVVPVEMVHRLYEAKIGDKELWILSGVDHGAAYLHDPQIYAQRVRTFVEHWFECPAILEQ; encoded by the coding sequence ATGAAAAAGCGAAATAAGAAAATCATTGCTGCACTGAGCGCAATCTTCGGGCTGCTTGTCATCGGGGCATTGTGCTGGAGTTTCGTACTCTGTTACAGGACACTCCATCCGCCCCGCCTGACCGATCTCAGCTGGCTCACCCGGCAATATCCTCATACCACAGAATGGCTCGACAGCATCCGCAGCAACGGATTGCTGCATGATATCGTACGGTTGAATGCCGACGGAGAGCGACTCCATGCCCGGTGGCTATGGGCTCCGGAGCCTACCGAAAAGACCGCCGTGCTCTTTCATGGCTATCAGGGTTCGGCGGAAACCATGCTCATGATCGGCTATCTCTTCAACCATGATTTCGGATTCAATGTTCTGATTCCCGATCTGCGCGGTCATGGGCAAAGCGAACCTTCGGCCATCAGCATGGGGTGGACTGAACGAACGGAAGTGGTGGACTGGATCCGAACGGCAGATTCGCTTTTCGGCGGCAATACGCAGATCGTCCTGTACGGCGTTTCGATGGGTGCCGCCACTACGATGATCGCCGCTGCCGAAGAGTCGCTGCCCGCATGTGTCCGCTGTGCCGTGGAGGATTGTGGCTACACTTCAACCCGGGATATCTTTGCCGATTCTTGGGAGAAGCAGTGCCGACTGCCGCTCTTTCCGCTCTTCCATCTATCGGACCTTTGGTGCCGGATCCTCTACGGATGGAGTTTCGCAAAGGCTTCTCCGCTCGATGCCGTGCACCGATGCAGGTTGCCTATGTTGTTCATTCACGGCGACAAGGACTCGGTCGTCCCTGTGGAAATGGTTCACCGGCTGTACGAAGCGAAAATCGGAGACAAGGAACTCTGGATACTTTCCGGCGTCGATCATGGTGCCGCCTATCTCCACGATCCGCAGATATATGCGCAGCGCGTCCGCACATTCGTGGAGCACTGGTTCGAATGCCCCGCCATCCTTGAACAATGA
- a CDS encoding SusC/RagA family TonB-linked outer membrane protein, with the protein MKRFVFLLAGLLLIASSLRAQTSVSGTITSPDGKPVAGASIIIEGSTVGATSDAKGFYRIKVRSSKDILVFNFLGYREVRESVGQRSLIDVVLSPSDLQIDDVVVVGYGALRKKDMTGAVASIKADAFENRVLFSVDDALAGGVAGLMVNSSSGKPGSESSMLIRGANSLTGSTAPLIVLDGFPLFDVSTSTGGGIDGYDTGMSSLSMINPDDIASIEVLKDASATAIYGNRGANGVILITTKRGRGDSGKIQYNTYFGFQQMNKRYDMMDFRQYAAYQVDRNSSNNHLFTDPITMQPRTIGDVQSRDWQDEIFRTGFIQNHSLSISHSTEKTSMFVSGSYMQNKSVLIATNWQKLTAKATIDHRFTDFIRTGVDIGYNRIVDDGVPTGGEGTSQVAGVITSALTALPFEFDETTQAYFRRAGVSQSSLDSYIDNYHGNPVNIANETELTKRINRMMLNAYVEADILKNLTLRITAGYDSYSLKDRQFYPTSTPRGYFYKGQGIIGSSESGSWINENTLTWKPVFGKHRLNVLVGMTEQGYTNFYDRSETTQYEYEDLGSNNAQMAKVFNVYSSKEQVRYVSLIGRINYSYDNRYIATFTLRRDATSRFINDKWGTFLSGALAWNIDSERFMQNQNTVSALKLRLSLGEVGNSNVPTSGSYSQLYGTNYSFGTIETIGQSSLSIANENLSWETTREVNAGLEVGLWNDRLKFTADFYDKVTRDLLLEAPVVNIVGFDKAWQNIGKMRNRGIELSLNAQLINHKNFKWNFFANFARNKTKILELGQGGAPILLGVTCLSGQNAVILQEGGEIGDIYGYVTKGVYGLNDFEIDGITPKPDVAVETGAEKPGAMRFADLYKDEKITSDDRTVIGNSTPDFFGAFGTNFTWKNLDLNLSFQYSYGGNVYNANYNQLAAFTGTTNNQMAFFEERWSPRNLASTQYSTMTNGAVCSAFVEDASFLRLRSARISYTCPRKWFGPNSHIGSIKFYIAGENLFVLTRYSGYDPEVYSNQGSSSMSNILTSGFDYGCFPRPRTFTAGINILFQ; encoded by the coding sequence ATGAAACGATTCGTTTTCTTACTGGCCGGCTTGCTGCTCATTGCTTCGAGTCTCCGGGCCCAGACCTCCGTCAGCGGTACGATTACCTCCCCGGACGGAAAGCCTGTCGCCGGCGCGTCGATAATCATCGAAGGCAGCACCGTCGGTGCCACGTCCGATGCCAAGGGTTTCTATCGGATCAAAGTCCGTTCATCCAAAGATATTCTCGTCTTCAACTTCCTCGGGTACCGGGAGGTTCGCGAATCCGTCGGGCAGCGATCCCTGATCGATGTCGTACTCTCACCCTCCGACCTTCAGATAGACGACGTCGTTGTAGTCGGTTACGGTGCCCTACGGAAAAAGGACATGACCGGAGCTGTTGCCTCGATCAAGGCCGATGCCTTCGAAAACCGGGTACTTTTCTCCGTTGACGACGCTTTAGCCGGCGGAGTGGCCGGTCTGATGGTCAACTCCTCATCCGGAAAACCCGGCTCGGAGTCGAGCATGCTTATCCGCGGTGCAAACTCCCTGACCGGCTCCACTGCCCCGCTGATTGTCCTTGACGGATTCCCGCTCTTCGATGTCAGCACCTCCACCGGGGGTGGCATAGACGGATATGACACCGGCATGTCCTCGCTCTCGATGATAAACCCCGACGATATCGCTTCGATCGAAGTGCTAAAAGACGCCTCGGCAACGGCAATATATGGTAACCGCGGAGCCAACGGAGTCATTCTCATTACCACCAAACGAGGCCGGGGCGACAGCGGAAAGATCCAATACAACACCTACTTCGGATTTCAACAGATGAATAAGCGGTATGACATGATGGATTTTCGCCAGTACGCCGCCTATCAGGTTGATCGAAACTCCTCGAACAACCACCTGTTCACGGACCCTATCACCATGCAACCCCGCACAATCGGAGACGTACAGTCGCGGGACTGGCAGGATGAAATCTTTCGTACCGGATTTATTCAAAACCATTCGCTATCTATTTCACACTCTACTGAAAAAACGAGTATGTTCGTCTCCGGTTCCTACATGCAGAACAAATCGGTCCTCATCGCCACGAATTGGCAGAAACTCACGGCTAAAGCTACGATCGACCACCGATTCACGGATTTTATACGCACGGGTGTCGATATCGGCTATAACCGAATCGTCGACGACGGAGTGCCGACCGGCGGCGAAGGCACGTCCCAGGTTGCAGGCGTCATCACTTCGGCCCTGACGGCTCTTCCTTTCGAATTCGACGAAACGACTCAGGCCTATTTCCGCCGTGCAGGCGTCTCGCAGTCCTCGCTCGACTCTTATATCGACAACTATCACGGGAATCCGGTCAACATCGCCAATGAGACCGAACTCACCAAACGCATCAACCGAATGATGCTCAATGCCTATGTCGAGGCCGACATCCTTAAGAATCTGACCTTGCGCATCACGGCAGGATATGACAGTTATTCGCTCAAAGACCGCCAGTTCTATCCCACCTCGACGCCCCGCGGCTACTTTTACAAGGGGCAGGGTATCATCGGCAGTTCTGAATCCGGAAGTTGGATCAACGAAAACACGCTCACCTGGAAGCCCGTATTCGGGAAACACCGTCTCAATGTCCTCGTCGGCATGACTGAACAAGGATACACGAACTTCTACGATCGCAGCGAAACCACTCAATACGAATACGAGGATCTCGGATCGAATAATGCCCAGATGGCTAAAGTTTTCAACGTCTACTCCAGCAAGGAGCAGGTCCGGTATGTCTCGCTCATCGGTCGAATTAACTACTCATACGACAACCGTTACATTGCCACTTTCACCCTCCGCCGCGATGCTACCTCGCGCTTCATCAACGACAAGTGGGGTACGTTTCTCTCCGGTGCATTAGCCTGGAACATCGACAGCGAAAGATTCATGCAGAATCAAAATACCGTCAGCGCCCTCAAACTGCGTCTGAGTCTGGGCGAGGTTGGCAACTCAAATGTCCCCACCTCGGGCTCCTACTCGCAGCTCTACGGAACGAACTACTCCTTCGGAACCATTGAGACCATCGGGCAGTCTTCTTTGTCTATTGCTAATGAAAACCTCTCCTGGGAGACCACTCGCGAAGTGAACGCAGGATTGGAGGTCGGGTTATGGAACGACCGGCTGAAATTCACGGCAGACTTCTATGACAAGGTTACCCGGGACCTGTTGCTTGAGGCTCCCGTTGTTAACATCGTCGGATTCGACAAGGCATGGCAGAATATCGGCAAAATGCGCAACCGCGGTATCGAGTTGAGCCTGAACGCCCAGTTGATCAACCACAAGAATTTCAAATGGAATTTCTTCGCCAACTTCGCCCGCAACAAGACCAAAATTCTTGAACTCGGCCAGGGCGGAGCCCCGATCCTGCTGGGTGTCACTTGTCTGAGCGGTCAGAATGCCGTCATCCTGCAAGAGGGCGGAGAGATCGGAGACATATACGGATACGTCACCAAAGGTGTCTATGGACTAAATGATTTCGAAATCGACGGAATAACGCCGAAGCCTGATGTCGCCGTCGAAACCGGAGCCGAAAAACCCGGGGCCATGCGCTTCGCCGACCTGTACAAGGACGAAAAGATTACATCCGACGACCGGACCGTAATCGGAAACTCGACACCCGATTTCTTCGGAGCCTTCGGCACGAACTTCACCTGGAAGAACCTCGACCTCAACCTCTCGTTCCAATATTCATACGGAGGCAACGTCTACAACGCAAACTACAATCAGCTCGCAGCGTTCACCGGAACCACGAACAACCAAATGGCATTCTTCGAGGAGCGTTGGTCGCCCCGGAACCTTGCAAGCACGCAATACTCCACGATGACGAACGGAGCGGTCTGCTCGGCATTCGTCGAAGATGCCTCGTTTCTGCGGCTCCGCTCTGCACGGATCAGCTACACCTGTCCGCGCAAATGGTTCGGCCCTAACAGCCACATCGGCTCGATCAAGTTCTATATCGCCGGAGAAAACCTCTTCGTCCTCACTCGATACTCGGGCTACGACCCCGAGGTGTACTCCAACCAAGGTTCCAGCAGCATGAGCAATATCCTCACGTCGGGCTTCGACTACGGCTGCTTCCCCCGCCCGCGCACCTTCACCGCAGGTATTAACATTCTGTTCCAGTAA